The following coding sequences lie in one Acropora palmata chromosome 3, jaAcrPala1.3, whole genome shotgun sequence genomic window:
- the LOC141876574 gene encoding phosphonopyruvate decarboxylase-like isoform X2 produces the protein MLLRSKQRVVVSMVCISKARYLSLGSFRSVDAVDPESQIAEQKVRNEDAGQFTELVRDFLNPQDFYDALRMHGMDFFCGVPDSLLKDFCAYVTAVAPKSHHVITSNEGQAIALAAGYHMATGRAGVVYLQNSGLGNIVNPVMSLAVPNVYSIPMLLLLGWRGEPGKRDEPQHMIQGQATPGILASCGIPFQVLPDYQEGAEQALYVARKHMETTKGPYCLLVRRQNFLPFKLEREPDLYPLNREGAMKTIVDALSEHDVIVGTTGMLSRELFEYRVAKGQGHEKDFLTVGSMGHASAIALGIAQFRPKRQVFCLDGDGAALMHMGALATIGQRDVPNFKHVLLNNGCHDSVGGQPTCGRSDSFNFLGVAKACGYKTVMRAEQREEISEAVKFLRGLDGPVFLEIRTNKGGRKDLGRPTRTPIQNKMDFMHFLAIDH, from the exons attGCAGAGCAGAAAGTGAGAAATGAAGATGCAGGACAATTTACGGAGTTAGTAAGGGACTTTTTAAACCCTCAGGATTTTTATGATGCATTACGTATGCATGGAATGGATTTTTTTTGTGGTGTGCCTGATTCTTTGCTCAAAGACTTCTGTGCATATGTAACAGCAGTGGCTCCAAAGTCACATCATGTTATAACAAGCAATGAAGGACAAGCAATTGCCCTTGCAGCAGGTTATCACATGGCAACTGGCAGGGCAGGGGTTGTATATCTTCAG AACTCTGGATTGGGGAACATTGTTAATCCAGTGATGTCTCTTGCTGTACCAAATGTGTATAGTATCCCCATGTTGTTGTTACTGGGCTGGAGAGGAGAACCAGGAAAGCGAGATGAGCCACAGCACATGATACAGGGGCAAGCTACACCAGGAATTCTTG CATCATGTGGGATTCCTTTCCAAGTCTTGCCTGATTACCAGGAGGGTGCTGAACAG GCATTATATGTGGCAAGAAAACACATGGAGACAACCAAAGGACCTTACTGTCTGCTAGTAAGGAGACAAAACTTTTTACCCTTCAAGCTTGAAAGAGAACCAGATTT ATATCCACTGAATAGAGAGGGAGCTATGAAAACTATTGTTGATGCTCTTTCAGAGCATGATGTGATTGTTGGAACAACTGGTATGCTGTCACGTGAACTGTTTGAATATCGTGTGGCAAAAGGACAAGGCCATGAGAAAGATTTCTTGACAGTTGGATCAATGGGTCATGCATCAGCCATTGCACTTGGAATTGCTCAGTTCCGGCCAAAAAGACAG GTATTTTGTTTGGATGGTGATGGTGCGGCCCTGATGCACATGGGTGCCTTAGCTACAATTGGACAAAGGGATGTTCCAAACTTCAAACATGTCTTGTTAAATAATGGCTGTCATGACTCTGTAGGAGGCCAGCCTACTTGTGGTAGAAGTgactctttcaactttttgggTGTGGCCAAGGCTTGTGGATATAAAACA GTAATGAGAGCAGAACAAAGGGAAGAAATCTCTGAAGCAGTGAAATTTTTGAGGGGCTTAGATGGCCCAGTCTTCTTAGAAATAAGAACAAATAAAGGTGGCAGAAAGGACCTAGGACGACCAACGAGGACACCTATTCAAAATAAGATGGACTTTATGCACTTCCTGGCCATTGATCATTGA
- the LOC141876574 gene encoding phosphonopyruvate decarboxylase-like isoform X1 — protein MVMKSLSVFRRFSSLFNFQVCISKARYLSLGSFRSVDAVDPESQIAEQKVRNEDAGQFTELVRDFLNPQDFYDALRMHGMDFFCGVPDSLLKDFCAYVTAVAPKSHHVITSNEGQAIALAAGYHMATGRAGVVYLQNSGLGNIVNPVMSLAVPNVYSIPMLLLLGWRGEPGKRDEPQHMIQGQATPGILASCGIPFQVLPDYQEGAEQALYVARKHMETTKGPYCLLVRRQNFLPFKLEREPDLYPLNREGAMKTIVDALSEHDVIVGTTGMLSRELFEYRVAKGQGHEKDFLTVGSMGHASAIALGIAQFRPKRQVFCLDGDGAALMHMGALATIGQRDVPNFKHVLLNNGCHDSVGGQPTCGRSDSFNFLGVAKACGYKTVMRAEQREEISEAVKFLRGLDGPVFLEIRTNKGGRKDLGRPTRTPIQNKMDFMHFLAIDH, from the exons attGCAGAGCAGAAAGTGAGAAATGAAGATGCAGGACAATTTACGGAGTTAGTAAGGGACTTTTTAAACCCTCAGGATTTTTATGATGCATTACGTATGCATGGAATGGATTTTTTTTGTGGTGTGCCTGATTCTTTGCTCAAAGACTTCTGTGCATATGTAACAGCAGTGGCTCCAAAGTCACATCATGTTATAACAAGCAATGAAGGACAAGCAATTGCCCTTGCAGCAGGTTATCACATGGCAACTGGCAGGGCAGGGGTTGTATATCTTCAG AACTCTGGATTGGGGAACATTGTTAATCCAGTGATGTCTCTTGCTGTACCAAATGTGTATAGTATCCCCATGTTGTTGTTACTGGGCTGGAGAGGAGAACCAGGAAAGCGAGATGAGCCACAGCACATGATACAGGGGCAAGCTACACCAGGAATTCTTG CATCATGTGGGATTCCTTTCCAAGTCTTGCCTGATTACCAGGAGGGTGCTGAACAG GCATTATATGTGGCAAGAAAACACATGGAGACAACCAAAGGACCTTACTGTCTGCTAGTAAGGAGACAAAACTTTTTACCCTTCAAGCTTGAAAGAGAACCAGATTT ATATCCACTGAATAGAGAGGGAGCTATGAAAACTATTGTTGATGCTCTTTCAGAGCATGATGTGATTGTTGGAACAACTGGTATGCTGTCACGTGAACTGTTTGAATATCGTGTGGCAAAAGGACAAGGCCATGAGAAAGATTTCTTGACAGTTGGATCAATGGGTCATGCATCAGCCATTGCACTTGGAATTGCTCAGTTCCGGCCAAAAAGACAG GTATTTTGTTTGGATGGTGATGGTGCGGCCCTGATGCACATGGGTGCCTTAGCTACAATTGGACAAAGGGATGTTCCAAACTTCAAACATGTCTTGTTAAATAATGGCTGTCATGACTCTGTAGGAGGCCAGCCTACTTGTGGTAGAAGTgactctttcaactttttgggTGTGGCCAAGGCTTGTGGATATAAAACA GTAATGAGAGCAGAACAAAGGGAAGAAATCTCTGAAGCAGTGAAATTTTTGAGGGGCTTAGATGGCCCAGTCTTCTTAGAAATAAGAACAAATAAAGGTGGCAGAAAGGACCTAGGACGACCAACGAGGACACCTATTCAAAATAAGATGGACTTTATGCACTTCCTGGCCATTGATCATTGA
- the LOC141876576 gene encoding uncharacterized protein LOC141876576: MASGATKSSNPVMSWTKDHDLILCREVANVNPYTTKKGSTQRSSIWEKIADTLNKCSVPKFFVDKRSVRDHVGILVNRHKKKLRDEEKASGITPDEPSELDLALDTIIALEESADAEVHDADSAKKEKIESDRAKAEGIRLKAMEKLSETRKRESTCASEEDNSKNKRRRGSDAMLYLSQRAELNYELKREEIDVRKQQQEFEKKQMEVSYQQQIHIQQQQTEMLRMMHQQQQQSQQQLMNSQMLMIQQQEQQSKALMTLLEKVINK; the protein is encoded by the exons ATGGCTTCTGGTGCTACAAAATCTTCCAA TCCGGTGATGTCTTGGACAAAAGACCACGACCTAATCCTGTGTAGAGAAGTTGCCAACGTAAACCCTTACACGACGAAAAAGGGATCCACACAGAGAAGCAGtatttgggaaaaaattgCGGACACTCTCAATAAATGTTCAGTTCCCAAGTTCTTTGTTGATAAAAGATCGGTTCGAGATCACGTAGGAATCCTTGTGAACAGGCACAAGAAAAAGCTGAGAGATGAGGAAAAAGCTTCGGGTATAACACCAGACGAGCCTTCCGAATTAGATTTAGCTTTGGATACGATTATAGCTTTAGAAGAAAGTGCAGATGCGGAAGTTCATGACGCGGATtcagcaaagaaagaaaaaattgaaagtgacAGGGCAAAAGCGGAGGGCATAAGGCTGAAGGCCATGGAAAAATTATCGGAGACCAGAAAGAGAGAGTCTACTTGTGCAAGTGAAGAAGATAACAGTAAAAATAAGCGTCGAAGAGGCAGCGATGCAATGCTCTATTTATCACAAAGAGCTGAGCTCAACTATGAActgaaaagagaagaaattgaCGTCAGGAAACAGCAACAAGAATTTGAGAAGAAGCAAATGGAAGTCAGTTATCAACAACAAATACACATCCAACAGCAGCAGACAGAAATGCTGAGAATGATGCATCAGCAGCAGCAACAGAGTCAACAGCAGTTAATGAACAGTCAGATGCTTATGATACAACAGCAAGAGCAACAAAGCAAAGCATTGATGACCTTACTTGAAAAAGTAATCAATAAGTAA
- the LOC141876575 gene encoding uncharacterized protein LOC141876575: protein MGSFKEVQEILPLCLEDEIIDDEEFILLYEAYMPQNPSFPHSSYGKFSIVNKDPAECKADFRVEKGDIPILVEALRVPPIFKCVNGTICDGTEGLCVVLKRFAYPCRYSDMIPIFGRSVSELSIISNEVIDWIYTEHGHSVTQWNHSILDPTLLSTYANAIFDKGAALDNCFGFIDGTVRPICRPIVNQRTVYNGHKRVHSLKFQSVTLPNGLIAHLFGPVEGRMHDARMLAVSQLYDDLEVFAFNPAGREMCLYGDPAYPLRVHLQAPFRFGILTRDMEIFNESMSAVRSSVEWLFADVINYFKFLDFKKNLKIGLSQVGKMYLVCAILRNALTCLYSNTTAGYFGVDPPTLNEYFS, encoded by the exons atgggGTCCTTTAAAGAAGTGCAAGAAATACTTCCATTGTGCTTGGAAGACGAAATCATTGATGATGAAGAATTTATTTTGCTGTATGAGGCATACATGCCGCAGAATCCCTCATTTCCTCACTCGTCGTATGGAAAATTCTCTATTGTCAACAAAGACCCGGCCGAATGTAAGGCCGATTTTCGCGTGGAGAAGGGAGATATCCCCATACTTGTTGAAGCGTTACGAGTCCCTCCTATTTTCAAATGTGTCAATGGAACAATTTGCGATGGAACTGAAGGTTTATGCGTAGTCCTTAAAAGATTTGCATATCCTTGCCGTTATTCGGACATGATTCCGATATTTGGCCGATCAGTGTCAGAACTGAGCATCATCAGCAATGAGGTCATTGACTGGATCTACACAGAACATGGGCACAGCGTTACTCAGTGGAACCACAGCATTTTGGACCCGACCTTACTAAGCACATACGCCAATGCAATCTTCGACAAAGGTGCAGCTCTCGATAACTGCTTTGGTTTCATAGATGGAACCGTGCGCCCCATTTGCCGACCAATTGTGAACCAGAGAACAGTTTATAACGGACACAAGCGGGTCCATAGTCTGAAATTCCAGTCTGTCACGCTTCCAAATGGTTTGATTGCCCATCTCTTTGGCCCTGTAG AAGGGAGAATGCATGATGCCAGAATGTTGGCTGTGTCTCAATTGTATGATGACCTGGAAGTGTTTGCTTTCAACCCAGCCGGAAGAGAGATGTGTTTGTATGGAGACCCAGCATACCCTCTCAGGGTTCACCTTCAGGCACCATTCAGATTTGGCATTTTAACCAGGGACATGGAGATATTCAATGAATCAATGAGTGCTGTTCGTTCATCCGTAGAATGGCTTTTTGCGGATGTGATTAACTATTTTAagtttttggattttaaaaagaacttAAAGATTGGCTTAAGCCAAGTCGGAAAAATGTATCTAgtttgtgcaattttgagaaatgcATTAACCTGCCTTTATTCAAACACTACAGCAGGTTACTTTGGAGTTGATCCACCAACACTGAatgaatatttcagttaa